In Flavobacterium cerinum, one genomic interval encodes:
- a CDS encoding PepSY-like domain-containing protein, which translates to MKTILKSNLTPVVLLLILLTGFTVQAQKTNIKMAQLPANAQNFLKKHYPKQTPNYILKDEETFSLDYKVQLADGTEIEFDRKGNWEEVDGNKNTIPNSIIPAPILTYVQNHYKGAAIVKIDKGAWDYEVDLNNGLELKFNSKGEFLRVDD; encoded by the coding sequence ATGAAAACAATATTGAAATCCAATTTGACCCCGGTTGTACTATTATTAATCCTATTAACCGGATTTACCGTACAAGCACAAAAAACCAATATCAAAATGGCACAGTTACCGGCTAATGCGCAAAACTTTTTGAAAAAGCATTATCCGAAACAAACACCGAATTATATTTTGAAAGACGAAGAGACCTTTTCTCTGGACTATAAAGTACAATTAGCAGACGGTACTGAAATTGAATTTGACCGAAAAGGAAACTGGGAAGAAGTAGACGGCAATAAAAACACTATTCCGAACAGCATCATACCGGCACCGATTCTAACGTATGTCCAAAATCACTACAAAGGTGCAGCGATTGTAAAAATCGATAAAGGAGCCTGGGATTATGAAGTGGACCTGAATAATGGCCTGGAGCTAAAATTCAATTCTAAGGGAGAATTTTTACGAGTTGATGATTAA